The DNA region CGCTGGAGATGTGGCTCGCCATCTACGGCGAGGCCAAGCAGGAATGGCTGAAACGCGCCATGGAGTTGGCGCTGCTCTCTGGCCAGCGGAGGGAGGATGTTGCAGGGATGATGTTCAAGAAGGTGGAGGAGGATTTCCTCCATGTGGTCCAGCTCAAGACAGGCGCCAGGATCAGGCTCAGCACATCGATACGGCTGGACTGCATAGGCCTGGACCTGGCAGGCGTGATCAAGCGTTGCCGCGATGGGGTTGTGTCGCCCTACCTGGTGCACCACAGCCGCACCATCAGCCGCGCCAAGGCGGGACAGCCTGTGATGCTCGACACCCTGTCATCTGCCTTCGCGGCGGCCAGAGACTCAGCGGCGTCGAAGGGCCTGATCCAGATCGGCGACCACCCGCCGACCTTCCACGAGCAGCGCTCGCTGGCGGCACGTCTTCACAAGGAACAAGGCCGCGATCCGCAACGACTTCTCGGGCATCGCTCGGAGAAGATGACCGGCATCTACCTGGACAGCCGCGGCGCCGAATGGGTGGATGTCGTGGCATAATCCCCGACCATCATTTTGGCGGAGTTTTGGGGAGGATTTGGAGAGCCCCAAGACCAGTAGGTAAATCAATGACTTACACCCTCTACGGCATCAAGGCCTGCGACACCATGAAGAAAGCCCGTACCTGGCTCGACGAGCAGGGCGTGAGCTACGACTTCCACGATTACAAGACCGCCGCCATCGACCGCGCCAATCTGCAGAAATGGTGTGCCGAACACGGTTGGGAAACCGTCCTCAACCGTGCCGGCACCACCTTCCGCAAGCTCGATGACGCGCAGAAGGCCGATCTCGACCAGGACAAGGCCATCGAACTGATGCTCGCCCAGCCGTCGATGATCAAGCGCCCGGTGCTCGACCTGGGCAACCGCACCCTGGTCGGCTTCAAGCCCGATCTCTACGCCGCCGCGTTCAATTGAGCGACCCCGGACGCGGCACAGCCCGGCAAGCCATCGACCGGACCGCCTGATCCAACCTATTCAGCAAGAGGAATTCCCATGTCCACCCAACTCTTCAGCGTCGCTTTCGGCGTCGGCACCCAGAACCGCCAGGGCAACTGGCTGGAAGTCTTCTACGCCCAGCCCCTGCTCAAGCCCACCGCGCAACTGGTCGAGGCCATCACCCCGATCCTCGGCTACAGCGCCGGCAACCAGGCCATCGCGTTCACCAATACCCAGGCCGCCGACCTGGCCACCGCCCTGAAGGAAATCGACCCGGCCCAGTCCGCTCTGCTGACCCGCCTGGCCGAGAGCCAGAAGCCGCTGGTCGCCACCCTGCTGGCCGAAGACGCCGCCCTGACCTCCACCCCCGAGGCCTACCTCAAGCTGCACCTGCTGTCCCACCGCCTGGCCAGGCCCCACGGCCTGAACCTGACCGGCATCTTCCCGCTGCTGCCCAACGTCGCCTGGACCAGCCACGGCGCCGTCGACCTCGCCGAGCTGGCCGAGCGCCAGCTGGAAGCGCGCCTGAAGGGCGAGCTGCTGGAAGTCTTCTCCGTGGACAAGTTCCCCAAGATGACCGACTACGTGGTCCCCGCCGGCGTGCGCATCGCCGACAGCGCCCGCGTGCGCCTGGGCGCCTATGTGGGTGAAGGCACCACCGTGATGCACGAGGGCTTCATCAACTTCAACGCCGGCACCGAAGGCCCGGGCATGATCGAAGGCCGCGTCTCCGCAGGCGTCTTCGTCGGCAAGGGTTCGGACTTGGGCGGCGGCTGCTCCACCATGGGCACCCTGTCCGGTGGCGGCAACATCGTCATCGCCGTGGGCGAAGGCTGCCTGATCGGCGCCAACGCCGGCATCGGCATCCCGCTGGGCGACCGCAACATCGTCGAGGCCGGCCTGTACATCACCGCCGGCACCAAGGTCGCCCTGCTGGACGACCAGAACGCCCTGGTGAAAGTGGTCAAGGCCCGCGACCTGGCCGGCCAGCCCGACCTGCTGTTCCGCCGCAACTCGCAGAACGGCGCCGTCGAGTGCAAGACCAACAAGACCGCCATCGAGCTGAACGAAGCGCTGCACGCGCATAACTGACAGGAGCAGCGCCAAGCTGCAAGCCGCAAGCGGTGCCCCCTTGCGGTTCCGCTTGCAGCTTGAAGCTTGTGGCTTATGGCTCTTACCTCTCCCTGGCGCTCCGACTTCCCCGCCCTCTCGGCCCTCGACGCCGAGGGGCAGACCTACCTCGACAGCGCCGCCACCTCGCAGAAGCCCCAGGTCGTGCTCGACGCACTGCTCGGCTACTACGCCAGCGGGGCGGCCAACGTGCACCGCGCCCAGCACCTGCCGGGCGAGCGCGCCACGCGGGCCTTCGAAGGCAGCCGTACGCGCGTCGCCCACTGGCTGAACGCCGCCCATCCGGCGCAGATCGTCTTCACCCGGGGCGCGACCGAGGCGTTCAACCTGCTGGCCTATGGGCTGGAGCGGCAGTTCGCACCTGGCGAGCGCATCGTCATCAGCGCCCTGGAACACCACGCCAACCTGCTGCCCTGGCAGCAACTGGCGCGCCGCCGCCAACTCGAGCTGGTGGTGCTGCCCCTGGATGCACGCGGTGACATCGACCTCGACCAGGCACGCCGGTTGATCGACTCGCGCACCCGCCTGCTGGCCGTCAGCCAGCTGTCCAACGTGCTCGGCCGCTGGCAGCCCCTCGGCGAGCTGCTGGCCATGGCCCGCCAGCAAGGCGCGCTGACCGTGGTGGATGGCGCACAGGGCGTGGTCCATGGCCGCCACGACGTGCAGGCCCTGGGCTGCGACTTCTATGTGTTCTCCGGTCACAAGCTCTACGGGCCGGAAGGCGTCGGCGTGCTCTACGGCAGGGCGGACGCCCTCGCCCGCCTCGATCACTGGCAGTTCGGCGGCGAGATGGTCCATCGCGCCGATTACCACGACGCCGACTTCCATGGCGCCCCGCTCGGCTTCGAGGCCGGCACCCCGGCCATCGCCCCGGTGATCGGGCTCGGCGCCGCGCTCGACTACCTCGGCAGCCTCGACGCCGCCGCCGTCACCGCCCACGAGACCGTGCTCCACGCCAAGCTCATGGCCGGCCTCGCCGCCCGCGACGGCGTGCGCCTGGTGGGCGATCCCCAGGTGGCGCTCGCCTGCTTCGGCGTCGATGGCGTGCACAACGCCGACCTCGGCCACCTGCTCACCGAACAGGGCATCGCCGTGCGCGCCGGTCATCACTGCGCCATGCCGCTCTACAAGGGGCTCGGCCTCGGCGGGGCGATCCGCGTATCGCTCGGCCTCTACAACGACAGCGCCGACCTGGAGCGCCTCTTCGTTGCCCTCGACAAGGCCCTGGAGCTGCTGCGATGAGCCTGCCACCCGCAGCCACCGAAGCCCTCGCCGCCTTCACCGACGCCGGCAGCTGGGAACAGCGCGCCCGCCTGCTGATGCAGTGGGGCGAACGCCTGGAGCCCCTGAGCGACGCCGAGCGCAGCGAAGCCAACCGCGTGCACGGTTGCGAGAGCCAGGTCTGGCTGGTGGAGGAGATAAAGGAAGGGCGCCGCCACTTCCGCGCCGCCAGCGATGCGCGACTGATCCGCGGCCTGTTGGCCGTGCTGCTGGTGCGCGTCCAGGGCCTGCCGGCGGAAGAGCTGGCCACCCTCGACCTTGCCGACTGGTTCACCCAGCTCGGCCTCGCCCGCCAGCTCTCACCCTCCCGCAGCAACGGCCTCAAGGCCGTGCTCGAACGGATGCGCAAGACCGCGCCTCAATGAATCCGCTCGCGCCCGCAGGAGCGAGCTCTGCTCGCGAAGCCTTTGGCCCGGTTGCCCGGGCTCACCCCACCATCGAAGCCGCCGGCAACCCCGTTGGTGGATGGAAGAGCGCCATCCACCCTAAGCAGCGACGGCCCTCCGCGTGGGAGCGAATTCATTCGCGATGAAAGCCCCCGGTGCAACTGTGCTAGCCCGCAGCCCGCTCCGACGGCCGCCGCGCACCGGCCACCAGCTTGTCCACCGTCTTCGCCGCAGCGGCCATGCCGAAGCTGGCGGTGACCATCATCACCGCGCCGAAGCCACCGGCGCAGTCCAGCTTCACACCCTCGCCGACGAAGCTCTTCTGCTGGCACACCGAGCCATCGGGCTTGGGGTAGCGCAGCTGTTCGGTGGAGAACACGCAGGGCACGCTGTAGGTGCGCCCCGGCGTGCGGGAGAAGTTGTAGTCACGGCGCAGCATGGAGCGCACCTTGGCCGCCAGCGGATCGTTGAAGGTCTTGTTCAGGTCGGTGACCTGGATCTGCGTCGGGTCCACCTGGCCTCCGGCGCCGCCGGTGGTGACGATCTGGATCTTGCGCCGCTTGCACCAGGCGATCAGCGCCGCCTTGGCCGCCACGCTGTCGATGCAGTCGATCACCGCATCCAGCTCCGGGGTGATGTACTCGGCCATGGTCTCGCGGGTGACGAAGTCCGCCACCGCGTGCACCACGCAGGCCGGGTTGATGGCGCGGATGCGCTCGGCCATCACCTCCACCTTGGCCCGCCCCACGGCGCCCTCGATGGCATGCACCTGGCGGTTGGTGTTGGTGATGCAGACATCGTCCAGGTCGAACAGCGAGATCTCGCCCACGCCGGACCGCGCCAGCGCCTCGGCCGCCCAGGAGCCGACACCGCCGATGCCGACCACCGCCACGTGCGCCGCCTGCAGGCGCGCCGCGCCCTCCAGCCCATAGAGGCGGGCGATGCCACCGAAACGTTCGTCTGTACTCATGCCTAGCTCCCAACTCGCCAGCCACCTGGCCGGGCGCGCATTATAGGAAGCGTCGACCGCCATCCCAAGCCCGACGCCGCTGAATGGCGGGCCATAGATCGCCCCGCCGCCCTCCAGCGCTATAGTCGGCCGATAACAAAAAAGGGAGCCCAGCATGCGCAACTTCAGCTTCTACAACCCCACCCGCATCCACTTCGGCGAAGGCCAGATCGACAAGCTGGCCCGGGAGATCCCCGCCGGCAGCCGGGTGCTGGTCACCCACGGCGGCGGCAGCATCTTCCAGAACGGCGTCTGGCAGCAGGTGGAGCAGGCCCTGGCCGGCTACACCCTCACCCGCTTCGCCGGCATAGAGGCCAACCCGCAGTTCGACACCCTGGTGAAGGCCGTGGAGCTGGGCCGTCGCGAAGGCTGCGACTTCATCCTGGCCGTCGGCGGCGGCTCGGTGATCGACGGCAGCAAGTTCATCGCCGCCGCGCTGTGCCACGCAGGCGACCCGCTCGACCTGCTCACCGGCACCCGGGCCAAGGCGGCCCTGCCCCTGGGCTGCGTGCTGACCCTCGCCGCCACGGGTTCGGAGAGCAACCCCCACGGCGTGGTCACCCATGTGGCGCGCCAGGAGAAGCTGCCCTTCTCCAGCCCGCTGCTGTACCCGCGCTTCGCCATCCTCGACCCGCGCACCACCTTCAGCCTGCCGGCCCGGCAGATCGGCAACGGCGTGGTCGACGCCTTCGTCCACACCCTGGAGCAGTACCTCACCTACCCCGCCGACGCGCCCCTGCAGGACCGCCAGGCCGAAGGCCTGCTCATCACCCTGATAGAGGAAGGCCCCAAGGCCCTGGCCAACCCCGAGGACTACGCCGTGCGCGCCAACCTCATGTGGTGCGCCACCCAGGCCCTGAACGGCCTGCTCGGCTGTGGCGTCCCCCAGGACTGGGCGACCCACATGATCGGCCACGAACTCACCGCCCTCTATCACCTGGACCACGCTCAGACCCTGGCCGTGGTGCTGCCGGCCATGCTGGCGGAACGGCGCGAGCCCAAGCGCGCCAAGCTGATCCAGTACGCCGAGCGCGTCTGGGGCATCGAGGGCGACGAGGAGGCGAAGATCGACGGCGCCATCGCCGCCACCCGCGACTTCTTCCAGGCCCTGGGCGTGCCCACCCGCCTCGCCGACCACGGGCTGGACGCCGAGGCCATCCCCCAGGTGCTGGCGCAGCTGGAGCGTCATGGCATGACCGCCCTCAGCGAACGCCGCGACCTCGACCTGGACGCCAGCGAGCGCATCCTGCTGCGTGCGCTGTAGTCCGCGTCGTATCGGGCCCGACACGAAGCCCCCGGCGGGCCCGGCAAATCCCCGCGAACTTCTCCGCACCCCCAGGGACAAAGCCTGTGTGCAATGGCCGGCGGGCACGGCTATCGTTCGTACACAATCTATACAGTCGCCGGACGCCGGAGTAGCATGCGCGCCGACCAGCGCTCGCTGGCGCTATCTCCCCGTTCCACGCTTCGGAACCTGAAATCCCTATGCCATCGCGTAAATTTGGACTCAACCTGGTGGTCTTCGTGGCGGTCGCCGCGTTGTTCACCGGAATCTGGGCGCTCTACAACCGTCCCGTTAGCGCTCCGGACTGGCCGGAGCAGATCTCCGGCTACTCCTACTCGCCGTTCCGCGTGGACCAGAACCCGCAGCAGAACCGCTACCCCACCGACGAGCAGATCCGTGAAGACCTGGAACTGCTGAGCAAGCAGACCGACAACATCCGCACCTACTCGGTGGACGGCACCCTGGCCGACATCCCGCGCATCGCCGAGGAGTTCGGCCTGCGCGTGACCCTCGGCATCTGGATCAGCCCGGACGAGGCGCGCAACGAGCGCGAGATCACCAAGGCCATCGAGATCGCCAACACCTCGCGCAGCGTCGTCCGCGTGGTGGTGGGCAACGAAGCGCTGTTCCGCCGCGAGATCAGCCGCAAGGACCTTTCCGTCTACCTCGACCGCGTGCGCGCCGCGGTGAAGGTGCCGGTGACCACCTCCGAGCAGTGGCACATCTGGCTGAAGTACCCGGAGCTGGCCAACCACGTCGACCTGATCGCCTCCCACGTCCTGCCCTACTGGGAATTCATCCCCATGGAGGACTCCACCCAATTCGTGCTCGACCGCGCCAAGGACCTGAAGAAGGCCTTCCCGAAGAAGCCGCTGCTGCTGTCCGAAGTGGGCTGGCCGAGCAACGGCCGCATGCGCGGCGGTGCCGATGCCTCCCAGGCCGACCAGGCCATCTACCTGCGCACCCTGGTCAACGCCCTCAATGCCCAGGGCTACAACTACTTCGTGATCGAAGCCTTCGACCAGCCGTGGAAGGCCAGTGACGAAGGCTCGGTGGGCGCCTACTGGGGTGTCTGGAACCTCGAGCGCCAGCCCAAGTTCAACTTCGAAGGCCCGGTGATCGCCATCCCGCAATGGCGCATGCTGGCCGTCGCCTCGGTGGTCATGGCCCTGCTGGCCCTGGCCCTGATGCTCATCGACGGCAGCGCCCTGCGCCAGCGCGGCCGCACCTTCCTCACCTTCGTCGCCTTCGCCGGCGGCTCGGTGCTGGTGTGGATCGCCTACGACTACAGCCAGCAGTACAGCACCTGGTTCAGCCTCACGGTCGGGGTGCTCCTGGGCATCGGTGCCCTGGGCGTGTTCATCGTGCTGCTGACCGAGGCCCACGAACTGGCGGAGGCGGTCTGGGTGCGCTCGCGCCGCCGGCCGTTCCTGCCGGTGATCGGCGACTCGGCCTACCGGCCCAAGGTGTCGATCCACGTGCCCTGCTACAACGAGCCGCCGGAGATGGTCAAACAGACCCTCGACGCCCTCGCCGCACTCGACTATCCGGACTACGAAGTCCTGATCATCGACAACAACACCAAGGACCCGGCGGTCTGGGAGCCGGTGCAGGCCTACTGCGAACAGCTCGGCCCGCGCTTCCGCTTCTTCCACGTGGCCCCGCTCGCCGGCTTCAAGGGCGGCGCGCTGAACTACATCCTGCCGCACACCGCGCCCGACGCCGAAGTCGTGGCGGTGATCGACTCCGACTACTGCGTGAACCCCAACTGGCTCAAGCACATGGTCCCGCACTTCGCCGATCCGTCGATCGCCGTGGTGCAGTCGCCGCAGGACTACCGCGACGGCAAGGAAAACACCTTCAAGAAGCTCTGCTACGCCGAATACAAGGGCTTCTTCCACATCGGCATGGTGACCCGCAACGACCGCAACGCGATCATCCAGCACGGCACCATGACCATGATCCGCCGCACCGTGATGGACGAACTGCAATGGGCCGACTGGACCATCTGCGAGGACGCCGAGCTCGGCCTGCGCGTGTTCGAGAAGGGCTACGCCGCCGCCTACGCACATGACAGCTTCGGCCAGGGCCTGATGCCGGACACCTTCATCGACTACAAGAAGCAGCGTTTCCGCTGGGCCTACGGCGCCATCCAGATCATGAAGGGGCACGCCCGCAGCCTGTTCCTGGGCAAGGACTCCGAGCTCAAGCGGGGCCAGCGCTACCACTTCATCGCCGGCTGGCTGCCGTGGATCGCCGACGGCCTGAACATCTTCTTCACCATCGGTGCGCTGCTCTGGTCGGCCGCGATGATCATCGTGCCGCAGCGGGTCGACCCGCCGCTGCTGATCTTCGCCATCCCGCCGCTGGCGCTGTTCTTCTTCAAGGTGGCGAAGATCGTGTTCCTCTACCAGCGCGCCGTCGGCGTCAACCTGAAGGACGCGTTCTGCGCCGCGGTGGCGGGCCTGGCCCTGTCGCACACCATCGCCAAGGCGGTGCTGTACGGCTTCTTCACCACCAGCATCCCGTTCTTCCGCACGCCGAAGATGCGCAGCAACCACGGCCTGATGATGGCCCTGGCCGAAGCCCGCGAAGAGGTCTTCGTGATGCTCCTGCTGTGGGGCGCGGCCATCGGCATCGGCATCGTCCAGGGCCTGCCCAGCGCCGACGTGAAGTTCTGGGTGGCCATGCTGCTGGTGCAGTCGCTGCCCTACCTCGCCGCGTTGATCATGGCGCTGCTCTCCTCGGCGCCCAAGCCGCTGGAACACCCCCAACAGGAAGCTGCGGCCTGACCCGCAGCGGGTGACCTAAACGGCGGCCAATGGCCGCCGTTTATGTTTTAAGATGTCGTCCTTTTCACGCCTTGCCGCCTTTCCGGAGCCCCGCATGACCGCCCTGTCCCCCACCCTCGAGCTCGCCTGCGAGCTCATCCGCCGCCCCTCGGTCACACCGGTCGACGAAGGCTGCCAGGAGCTGATGATGCGCCGCCTGGAGGCCGTCGGCTTCCGCATCGAGCGCATGCGCATCGAGGACGTGGAGAACTTCTGGGCCATCCGTGGCGGCGAAGGCCCCGTGCTGTGCTTCGCCGGCCATACCGACGTGGTCCCGACCGGCCCGCTGCAGGCCTGGCAGCACCAGCCCTTCGACGCCAAGATCGACGAGCACGGCATGCTGTGCGGCCGCGGCGCCGCGGACATGAAGGGCAGCCTCGCGTCGATGATCATCGCCGTCGAGCGCTTCGTCGCTGCGCACCCTGGCCACAAGGGCGCCATCGCCTTCCTCATCACCAGCGACGAGGAAGGCCCCGCGCACCATGGCACCAAGGCCGTGGTCGAGCGCCTGGCCGCCCGTGGCGAGCGCCTGGACTGGTGCATCGTCGGCGAGCCCTCCAGCACCACCCTGGTGGGCGACGTGGTGAAGAACGGTCGCCGTGGCTCCCTCGGCGCCACCCTCACCGTGCGCGGCGTGCAAGGCCACGTGGCCTACCCGCACCTGGCGAAGAACCCGATCCACCTGGCCGCCCCGGCCCTGGCGGAACTCGCCGCCGAACACTGGGATGACGGCAATGCCTTCTTCCCGCCGACCAGCTTCCAGGTCTCCAACCTCAATGCCGGCACCGGCGCCACCAACGTGATCCCCGGCGAGCTGGTGGCGGTGTTCAACTTCCGCTTCTCCACCGAGTCCACGGTCGAAGGCCTGCAGCAGCGGGTCAACGCCATCCTCGACAAGCACGGCCTGGACTATCACGTGGAGTGGGCCCTGTCCGGCCTGCCGTTCCTCACCGAACCGGGCGAACTGCTCGACGCGGTGGCCGCCAGCATCAAGGCGGTGACCGGCCGCGAGACCACGCCCTCCACCAGCGGCGGCACCTCCGACGGCCGCTTCATCGCCACCATGGGCACCCAAGTGGTGGAACTCGGCCCGGTCAACGCCACCATCCACCAGGTCAACGAGCGGGTGCTGGCCAGCGACCTCGACCTGCTGAGCGACATCTACGAACAGACCCTCGTGCGACTGCTGGCCTGATCATGCTCACCTGCCCCATCTGCCAGGCGCCGCTGTCCACCCTGGACAACGGCGTCGCCTGCCCGGCCAACCACCGCTTCGACCGCGCCCGCCAGGGTTACCTGAACCTGCTGCCGGTGCAGCACAAGAACAGCCGTGACCCGGGTGACAACGCCGCCATGGTCGAGGCCCGCCGGCGCTTCCTCGAAGGCGGGCACTACGCACCACTGGCCGCGCGCCTGGCCCAGCTGGCCGCAGGACGCGGCCCGGCGCGCTGGCTGGATATCGGCTGCGGCGAGGGCTACTACACCGCGCAGATCGCCGACGCCCTGCCCACCGCCGATGGCTACGGCCTGGACATTTCCCGCGAGGCGGTGAAGCGCGCCTGCCGCCGCGCCCCCGGCCTGACCTGGCTGGTGGCGAGCATGGCCCGCGTTCCCCTGGCCGACGCCAGCTGCCAGCTGCTGGCCAGCGTCTTCAGCCCGCTGGACTGGCAGGAAGCGCGCCGCCTGCTCGCCCCCGGTGGTGGCCTGCTGCGCATGGGCCCGACCCGCGGCCACCTGATGCAGCTGCGCGAACGCCTCTATGACGAGGTGCGCGACTACGACGACGAGAAGCACCTGTCGCTGATCCCAGAGGGCATGACGCTGGCCCACAGCGAAACCCTCGAGTTCGACCTGCACCTGGCCAGCAGCGAGGCCCGTGCCGACCTCCTCGCCATGACGCCCCACGGCTGGCGCGCCAGCGCCGAACGCCGTGCCGCCGTGATCAAGGACGCCTTCGAAGTGACGGTCTCCATACGCTACGATTGGATCGTCAGAAACTAGGACCCCGCCATGCGCCAACCCGATATCGAGATCTACCTGAAGGACGCCGACCAGGATGCCGTCGCCACCTGGCTGGCACAGGCCCTGGGCCCCTGCTCGCCCTGGCGGCAGAAGGGACAGACCTTCAAATGCGACGCCGGTGGCGTTCCCGTGACCTGGCTGCCGCGCGCCGTGGGCAAGTGGCACAGCCTGCTGCTGGAGAGCGACACGACGCCCTGGGAGGATGACCTCGGCTGCGCGCTGGCGGCCTTCGCCGCACTGGGTGTGGAAATCCGCTGTGCACCGGGCGGCTGGCAGGAAGAGGAAGGCGAGGAAGATGCGGATCGCTGGATCAAGGTCAACGCCGCAGGCGCCAACGAGTTCATCTGGCGCACCGAATAGGCGCAGCGCCCGGCGCGGTATCGCAGAAAACAAAAGGCCCGTCATCGACGGGCCTTTTGTCTGGAGTCGTCAGACTCTGGAGACGTCTTCCGCCTGCAGGCCTTTCTGCCCCTGGATCACCGCGAATTCCACTTTCTGGCCTTCGACCAGGGAGCGGTGCCCCTCGCCGCGGATAGCACGGTAGTGAACGAATACATCCGGACCGCTTTCGCGCTGAATGAATCCATAGCCTTTAGCGTCATTGAACCACTTGACGGTTCCGACCTCACGATCAGCCATTACTACTCTCTCCAAACTCGCAATTTTTGTTGTTTGCCTCTTATTCAAGAGGCTTGGACGGTTAGGCAAGGACGTTCTTCTTCTTATATCCGACCGCAGTCCAGAGAGGCGTGGGCGGGTATTACGAATGGCGTTCTTTTAACCACCGCGACCGGAGTATACGACAGGAAATGCTACAGAAAAGCACTTTTTTCCGGCACCGTGAAAGGGCCGGCTGGCAGGGCTTTCACGCCCTTTTATGGGTCTTTCGGGTCACATATTGGGGCACTCCCGGAGCCGACGAAAAGCAACTTCGAAACGCCTGTCGCCCGCCCCGGTAGTTGCCTGGGTCACTTGGCCGAAATGAGGTCGTCGAGTGTCTTGGCCAATGCCTGGTATTGGAACGCCTCGATGCGATAAGCCCAGTCGAGGCGACCCGCTACTTGTTCGCCGTCGAACTTTTCCTTGCGCTTCAACTGCATCCAGTACTGCTCGCCCTGGGCCAGGATGACGCCCTCGAGCTGGCCCCCGGCGAAGCTCTGCAGGCTGAACTGCAGCAGCGGCCGGTCCTTGAACTGCACCTGGTCCAGCGGCGCGGCATCGGCGAACTCCAGGTTGGCGAAGAGCGTCGCCATGCCGTTGGCCGCGGCCTCGTAGGCCAGCTTGCGACCAGCCGGCAATTGGCGGACCTTGAGGTTCGGCTCGCCCTCGGCGTCGCGGTAGACCGTCAGCGCCTTGCCCTGGCGGAGGGTCACCTCCACCTGACGCACGCTGTCGAACGGGATGCTGGCGATACGCCGGTCCAGCCAGCCGAGCTCGGTCTCCGGCATCAGGATGCGCCGGTCGACCAGCCAGCTCTGTGCCTGGTCGGCCAGGCGTACCAGCTGCCCCTTGCCCTGCTGGCCGGGCTTGCCCACCAGCAACGCCTGCTCGGGAAGGCGTTCGCCCTGGAGCGTCACGCGGATGCCCTGGCCTTCGCCCTTGTCCGCCAGGCCGAGCTGGCCATGCAGCTCGACCCTGGCGGTACGCGCCTCCACCTCACGGGCCTCGCCCAGCGCCCTCAGCAGGTCGGCGACCGGCTTGGCGGCCGCCGGGTAGCCGGCCTTGTCGGGCAGCGTCCAGACACCGTCCTGGCGTGCCAGGCGCAGCACCGGCTGGCCGGGGCGCTGCACCTCGATGCGCTCCACCTCGGCGAGCCGGCCCTGCAGGGCCGGCAGCAGCGGCGACGGCCCCTTGGCCGCCAGCGGCTCGGGGGTCCGGTGCAGGCCGACATAGGCCAGCACCAATGCAATGGCCACGAGGGCCAGGAACAACAGGGCCTTGCGTCCCATCAGGCTTCTCTCCTCAGGCCCGGCGACGACGCCAGAACCACAGCAGCAGTACGCCCAGGGTCAGTACCAGCGGCACCAGGGCGATGTTGATGAACTTGAGGGTACGGCCGAGCTTCTCGATATCGGCGTTCAGCTGGTAGTTGACCTCGCGCAGCTCCTTGCGGATGCGCACCTTCTCCTGCATGAACTGCTGCAGGGTGGCCTGCTGCTCGGGGGTCAGTTCCAGGGCCTTGGTCGGGTCCTGGTTCTTCTGCAGGCTGGCCAGCTTTTCCTCGGTGTCGGCCAGGCGCTGCTGCAGCACCTGCTCCTGCTCGCGGAAGCGCGTTTCCGCCTCGCGCTGCAGCGACTCGACCACGGTGAAGGGCCGGGTGAAGCGGCCACGGGAGCGCACGCTGATCAGCGCCTCGGAACCGGCGAGGTTGTCCAGGGCGTTGATGGCGAAGCCGGAGTTGTCGGCCCAGGGTTGCGGCACGCGTTGGCCGAAGAAGTCCTGCACCTGCACCCACATGCGGTCGCTGAGCATGTCGGTGTCGGCGACCACGATGACGTTGATGTTGTCCGCCGACTTGAGCCCGTCCTTGCGACCCTCGATGCCATCGGGGAAGGCGCTTTGCGCCGGCCCGCCGATCCGCGCGGCGATGGCGTAGCGATCACCGCTGGGCTTGAGCTCGCGCATCAGCACGTCGGGGTTGCGCAGCATGGCGAAACGCTCGGCGTCGAAGGGCATGGCGTACTCCGAGCTCTGGATCAGCGGCGCGAAGTGGGTCTTCGCCCCCTCCAGCGGGCGCAGGATGCCGGCCGTGGCGACGGTGACCGTCTCCAGGTTCGCGGTGGCGATG from Pseudomonas tohonis includes:
- a CDS encoding ArsC family reductase, translating into MTYTLYGIKACDTMKKARTWLDEQGVSYDFHDYKTAAIDRANLQKWCAEHGWETVLNRAGTTFRKLDDAQKADLDQDKAIELMLAQPSMIKRPVLDLGNRTLVGFKPDLYAAAFN
- the dapD gene encoding 2,3,4,5-tetrahydropyridine-2,6-dicarboxylate N-succinyltransferase — encoded protein: MSTQLFSVAFGVGTQNRQGNWLEVFYAQPLLKPTAQLVEAITPILGYSAGNQAIAFTNTQAADLATALKEIDPAQSALLTRLAESQKPLVATLLAEDAALTSTPEAYLKLHLLSHRLARPHGLNLTGIFPLLPNVAWTSHGAVDLAELAERQLEARLKGELLEVFSVDKFPKMTDYVVPAGVRIADSARVRLGAYVGEGTTVMHEGFINFNAGTEGPGMIEGRVSAGVFVGKGSDLGGGCSTMGTLSGGGNIVIAVGEGCLIGANAGIGIPLGDRNIVEAGLYITAGTKVALLDDQNALVKVVKARDLAGQPDLLFRRNSQNGAVECKTNKTAIELNEALHAHN
- a CDS encoding aminotransferase class V-fold PLP-dependent enzyme, whose product is MALTSPWRSDFPALSALDAEGQTYLDSAATSQKPQVVLDALLGYYASGAANVHRAQHLPGERATRAFEGSRTRVAHWLNAAHPAQIVFTRGATEAFNLLAYGLERQFAPGERIVISALEHHANLLPWQQLARRRQLELVVLPLDARGDIDLDQARRLIDSRTRLLAVSQLSNVLGRWQPLGELLAMARQQGALTVVDGAQGVVHGRHDVQALGCDFYVFSGHKLYGPEGVGVLYGRADALARLDHWQFGGEMVHRADYHDADFHGAPLGFEAGTPAIAPVIGLGAALDYLGSLDAAAVTAHETVLHAKLMAGLAARDGVRLVGDPQVALACFGVDGVHNADLGHLLTEQGIAVRAGHHCAMPLYKGLGLGGAIRVSLGLYNDSADLERLFVALDKALELLR
- a CDS encoding SufE family protein, whose amino-acid sequence is MSLPPAATEALAAFTDAGSWEQRARLLMQWGERLEPLSDAERSEANRVHGCESQVWLVEEIKEGRRHFRAASDARLIRGLLAVLLVRVQGLPAEELATLDLADWFTQLGLARQLSPSRSNGLKAVLERMRKTAPQ
- the tcdA gene encoding tRNA cyclic N6-threonylcarbamoyladenosine(37) synthase TcdA, translated to MSTDERFGGIARLYGLEGAARLQAAHVAVVGIGGVGSWAAEALARSGVGEISLFDLDDVCITNTNRQVHAIEGAVGRAKVEVMAERIRAINPACVVHAVADFVTRETMAEYITPELDAVIDCIDSVAAKAALIAWCKRRKIQIVTTGGAGGQVDPTQIQVTDLNKTFNDPLAAKVRSMLRRDYNFSRTPGRTYSVPCVFSTEQLRYPKPDGSVCQQKSFVGEGVKLDCAGGFGAVMMVTASFGMAAAAKTVDKLVAGARRPSERAAG
- a CDS encoding iron-containing alcohol dehydrogenase, whose amino-acid sequence is MRNFSFYNPTRIHFGEGQIDKLAREIPAGSRVLVTHGGGSIFQNGVWQQVEQALAGYTLTRFAGIEANPQFDTLVKAVELGRREGCDFILAVGGGSVIDGSKFIAAALCHAGDPLDLLTGTRAKAALPLGCVLTLAATGSESNPHGVVTHVARQEKLPFSSPLLYPRFAILDPRTTFSLPARQIGNGVVDAFVHTLEQYLTYPADAPLQDRQAEGLLITLIEEGPKALANPEDYAVRANLMWCATQALNGLLGCGVPQDWATHMIGHELTALYHLDHAQTLAVVLPAMLAERREPKRAKLIQYAERVWGIEGDEEAKIDGAIAATRDFFQALGVPTRLADHGLDAEAIPQVLAQLERHGMTALSERRDLDLDASERILLRAL